Proteins from a genomic interval of Plasmodium sp. gorilla clade G2 genome assembly, chromosome: 10:
- a CDS encoding alpha/beta hydrolase, putative, whose amino-acid sequence MLNFKRWSSIICKELMIKINLKSNEYKLFSIYFKNDKKNTKNCLVPTLSKRITMTVLGMIYLLIKDVALIEHKKISQLKIVDRYTRKLAEVLKDNENVENLLLNNDIYDKTGNKSNVSGYENGKEEVSSDVKYDNNDINNEDELNEHYPQVNYDIIKRLVYAENEKYYFNEKNKEEIRNAEKKYKNPLNQEKHDKDDYIIFDDGNPEVNFFTNKDNMKIARYAWYVPNAKAHIFGLHGITSHLRNEYLNYYGRPKWVDKNRSTNEGHIKNEDENTEGNSFKSSDTSELKKSRRSANDAPKNSAAHSVKNNNENEKNFHSESSISEMNFKTSIDDEKVLIIDESDNNANVDRNLYYCSYCGLTDYCNCGERTLSYENSWIQKFNDNNFSFFGIDNQSHGLSDGYKDERCFVDNFDDFVLDAIQGLEIFIKELKEKNDEKPIIIMGTSMGGCIALKMFEYIHKLKKEWKTQIKGLVLISPMISVERQKKKFSNRMLISLGNLLKKLYPLLKIDVKESNAKYDWIKYDSEIDPFQYCDGVKVGIASECVTGAENCLKHDILKYIDKSDVDIMILQSKYDVSVDPTGTVNFMKKMIDIYNDKNDKKSNNKNINGTENKKNVESTNLKESNKNDENKNVSVQNVDVSNSSELLDGDNEPCKHLEDYTVLTGNELEDDKRLWNSCNHGYYKNFKKKIKSRNNNKNESDKEEDTFKHLSAHILNYGSHCLACEPQSEETINLLMHWLNSVNP is encoded by the exons ATGCTTAATTTTAAGAGGTGGAGCTCCATTATATGTAAAGagttaatgataaaaattaatttaaaatcaaatgaatataaacttttctctatttattttaaaaatgataagaaaaatacaaaaaattgtTTAGTTCCTACCTTATCTAAAAGGATTACTATGACAGTTCTAGGGATGATTTATTTGTTAATTAAA GATGTTGCATTAAttgaacataaaaaaatatcgcAGTTGAAAATTGTTGACAGATATACAAGGAAGTTAGCTGAAGttttaaaagataatgaaaatgttgaaaatttattattaaataacgatatatatgataaaacaGGAAACAAATCAAACGTCAGTGGTTATGAAAATGGTAAGGAGGAAGTATCTAGTGATGTTAagtatgataataatgatattaataatgaagatgaaTTAAATGAACATTATCCACAAGTTAATTATGATATTATCAAACGTTTGGTTTATGCTGAAAATgagaaatattatttcaatgaaaaaaataaggaaGAAATAAGAAATGctgaaaagaaatataaaaatccATTAAATCAAGAGAAACATGATAAAgatgattatataatatttgatgATGGTAATCCAGaagttaatttttttactaataaagataatatgaaaatagcTAGATATGCTTGGTATGTACCCAATGCTAAAGCTCATATATTTGGCTTACATGGAATTACTTCACACTTAagaaatgaatatttaaattactATGGTAGACCTAAATGGGTAGACAAAAACAGAAGTACAAATGAAGggcatataaaaaatgaggaTGAAAATACAGAAGGGAATTCGTTTAAATCATCTGATACAAGCGAATTGAAAAAATCTAGAAGATCAGCAAATGACGCCCCCAAGAATTCAGCTGCACATTCTgttaagaataataatgaaaatgagaaaaatttCCATTCGGAAAGTTCAATTAGTGAAATGAATTTTAAAACATCTATAGATGATGAGAAGGTATTGATAATTGATGAAAGTGATAATAATGCAAATGTTGAtagaaatttatattattgttcatattgtGGTCTTACTGATTATTGTAATTGTGGAGAACGAACGTTATCATATGAAAATAGCTGGATACAAAAATTTAAcgataataatttttcattttttggtATTGATAATCAATCTCATGGTTTATCAGATGGGTATAAAGATGAGCGTTGTTTTGTCGATAATTTTGACGACTTTGTTTTAGACGCTATTCAAGGtttagaaatatttataaaagagttgaaagaaaaaaatgatgaaaaaccAATAATCATTATGGGTACATCTATGGGTGGTTGTATAGCTTTAAAAATGTTtgaatacatacataaattaAAGAAAGAATGGAAGACACAAATTAAAGGTTTAGTACTAATTTCTCCTATGATTAGTGTGGAGAGacagaaaaagaaattttctAATAGAATGTTAATAAGTCTAGGTAATCTACTTAAGAAATTATATCCTCTTCTAAAAATTGATGTGAAAGAAAGTAATGCAAAATATGATTGGATAAAATATGATTCTGAAATAGATCCGTTTCAATATTGCGATGGAGTAAAAGTAGGAATTGCATCAGAGTGTGTAACAGGTGCTGAGAATTGTTTGAAACATGATAttctaaaatatatagataaaagtGATGTCGATATTATGATTCTGCAATCAAAATATGATGTATCAGTTGATCCTACAGGTACTGttaattttatgaaaaaaatgatagaTATTTACAACGATAAAAATGACAAAAAATcgaataataagaatattaatggtacagaaaataaaaagaatgtaGAAAGCactaatttaaaagaatctaataaaaatgatgagaaCAAAAATGTATCAGTTCAAAATGTCGATGTGTCTAATTCTAGTGAATTATTGGATGGGGACAATGAACCATGTAAGCATTTAGAAGATTACACAGTTTTAACAGGTAATGAATTAGAAGATGACAAACGTTTATGGAATTCATGTAATCAtggatattataaaaattttaaaaagaaaataaaatcaagaaacaataataaaaatgaatctGATAAGGAAGAGGATACTTTTAAACACTTGAGTGctcatattttaaattatggTTCTCATTGTTTAGCATGTGAACCACAATCAGAAGAAACTATTAACCTTTTAATGCACTGGCTTAATAGTGTAAATCCATAA
- a CDS encoding RNA-binding protein, putative has translation MSSKEAHSESEEPVHKNDGSTLYVSNLSSKITTEKLQDIFEKYGSIEKCYVISNPITKESRNFGFVTFNNSEDAENAMNKANKMEIEGREINVEIAKRNEPHEPTPGEYKGVQNIIKRNGVRHDYYGRKYDRPYDRRRYDSRRVNPYGRDRMRNFGYRNNGYRNDRYGRRPRNDYRNYDRRSNDNKYYRRNDYYKRNARSSDNERGPSRDDSKRKKRYDRVRKSTSVSNSERRRYRNSPDRSPRYRRK, from the exons atgagttCAAAAGAAGCACATAGTGAATCGGAGGAACCTGTTCATAAGAACGATG GTTCAACATTATATGTATCAAATTTAAGCTCAAAAATAACAACAGAGAAACTTCAAgatatttttgaaaaatatggAAGCATTGAAAAATGTTATGTTATAAGTAACCCTATAAccaa AGAATCAAGAAATTTTGGATTTGTCacttttaataattctgAAGATGCAGAAAATGCAATGAATAAAGCCAATAAAATGGAAATAGAAg gAAGAGAAATCAACGTAGAAATTGCCAAGAGAAATGAGCCACATGAACCAACGCCAGGAGAATATAAAGGAGTACAAA ATATAATAAAGAGAAATGGAGTAAGACACGATTATTACGGAAGAAAATATGACAGACCTTATGATAGGAGGAGATATGATTCACGAag gGTTAATCCTTATGGAAGGGATCGTATGAGAAATTTTGGTTATCGTAATAATGGTTATAGAAATGATAGATATGGAAGACGTCCACGTAATGATTATAGAAATTATGATAGAAGAtcgaatgataataaatattatagaagaaatgattattataaaagaaacGCAAGAAGTAGTGATAATGAAAGGGGACCATCAAGAGATGAcagtaaaagaaaaaagagatATGATAGAGTAAGAAAATCAACAAGTGTATCAAATAGTGAGAGAAGACGTTATAGAAATTCTCCAGACAg AAGTCCACGTtatagaagaaaatga
- a CDS encoding EMP1-trafficking protein, translated as MENIINKKHKKGGNSKIFVLLKFSIYTILLWIVTFTTNNYKYNDYNNEGRNKQVRHERSLSEAAVEFDTIFDVFKESFLDQMGCSDQDKNEIKNAMKMYYDNIDINALSNEIQNNENFLNEFGNDASSINKIMKTDITSGQGTSADDNKTENNVSTSYGDDKPESSTSGVERKKERPNLFTDTLSKDKNNTNDIKKEENKKEPSQLDENNHSATSSYQGEKNNEKTQMNNQDKTEKETDKNETVTKKPSKYTLNLDSPLLKGSSEGETSSKKAQDKSIEPTKKPSKYTLNLDSPLLKGSSEDESQSKKESNDSNGSTKKPSKYTLNLDSPLLKGSSEDESQSKKESKDSNGSTKKPSKYTLNLDSPLLKGSIEGESSSNKESNDSNGATKKPSKYTLNLDSPLLKGSSEGETSSNKESNDSNGANKKPSKYTLNVDSPLLKGSSEGETSSNKESNDSNGATKKPSKYTLNVDSPLLKSEKKSDVKRGASNLFSLDNIGKLDLGSILVQNLELLKGFALNFQTLSLIFLVFVGQFYPEHFQKAAIFVGMVNVFLECKRLYGRSQKKLK; from the exons ATGGAAAacataataaacaaaaagcATAAAAAAGGGGGAAATAGTAAAATctttgttttattaaaattttctatatatactATTTTATTATGGATAGTTACATTTACAACTAATAAT tataaatataatgattataacAATGAAGGAAGAAATAAACAAGTGAGACATGAAAGATCATTAAGCGAGGCTGCTGTAGAATTTGATACAATTTTTGATGTGTTTAAGGAAAGTTTTTTAGATCAAATGGGATGTAGTGATcaagataaaaatgaaataaaaaatgctatgaaaatgtattatgataatatagatataaatgcATTATCTAACGAAATACAAAACAATGAAAATTTCCTTAACGAATTTGGTAATGATGCTAGTAGTATTaacaaaattatgaaaacTGATATTACAAGTGGTCAAGGAACTAGTGCTGATGATAATAAGACAGAAAATAATGTATCAACATCTTATGGTGATGATAAGCCTGAATCATCCACTTCAGGAGTAGAAAGGAAGAAGGAAAGACCCAATTTATTTACAGATACATTATCTAAagacaaaaataatacaaatgacattaaaaaagaagaaaataaaaaggaaccATCACAATTAGATGAAAATAACCATAGCGCAACTTCATCATATCAAGGAGAAAAGAATAACGAAAAGACACAAATGAACAACCAAGATAAAACTGAAAAGGAAactgataaaaatgaaactGTAACAAAAAAACCTTCTAAATATACATTGAATCTTGATTCTCCTTTATTAAAAGGTTCAAGTGAAGGTGAAACCTCATCCAAAAAAGCACAAGATAAAAGTATAGAACCTACAAAAAAACCTTCTAAATATACATTGAATCTTGATTCTCCTCTATTAAAAGGTTCAAGTGAAGATGAATCACAATCTAAGAAAGAGTCAAATGATAGTAATGGATCAACCAAAAAACCTTCTAAATATACATTAAATCTTGATTCTCCTCTATTAAAAGGTTCAAGTGAAGATGAATCACAATCTAAGAAAGAGTCAAAAGATAGTAACGGATCAACTAAAAAACCTTCTAAATATACATTGAATCTTGATTCCCCCTTATTAAAAGGTTCAATTGAAGGTGAATCATCATCTAACAAAGAATCAAATGATAGTAATGGAGCAACTAAAAAGCCTTCTAAATATACATTAAATCTTGATTCCCCCTTATTAAAAGGTTCAAGTGAAGGTGAAACATCATCTAACAAAGAATCAAATGATAGTAATGGAGCAAATAAAAAACCGTCTAAATATACATTGAATGTTGATTCCCCCTTATTAAAAGGTTCAAGTGAAGGTGAAACATCATCTAACAAAGAATCAAATGATAGTAATGGAGCAACTAAAAAACCTTCTAAATATACTTTGAATGTTGATTCTCCTCTTTTAAAAAGCGAAAAAAAATCAGATGTGAAACGTGGCGCAAGTAATTTGTTTAGTCTAGATAATATTGGAAAACTCGATTTAGGTTCCATACTTGTCCAAAATTTAGAATTACTAAAAGGATTTGCATTGAATTTCCAAACTTTGAGTTTAATTTTCTTGGTGTTCGTTGGACAGTTCTATCCTGAACATTTTCAAAAGGCTGCAATATTCGTTGGAATGGTAAATGTATTTTTAGAATGTAAACGTTTATATGGTAGATCtcaaaagaaattaaaataa
- a CDS encoding tryptophan-rich antigen 3, which yields MQINPLEKSSFVQTRIFPRTSTVLSLEKNEDFLDAHNEGFLILSYCFAISLFMYIVLKNFYYLHIFKRTRMKIIESINNDNNIENEIEEIKKVKNLITEQVILELRAKSIISKGGTRKHLENDLSHNAIKEDINLKENEIEMSHVQSLEHLIQHNLLTEILDTKEKNAEFFIKFLQQLMIIETNKKQYSNNILLKDLIDYIINIGKKQIQKSNTQLSQNYSQNYISSSENDIYIFQIQVIKELIKNNIIKTHTNDGKQLDHDIITKILEESLISQANVVNYFYIEMIKKILGKDYNELKNLSYTHDDMFVQKYEKELIKKKLTQFADKNIKTTENNKYLQDKTVNKHIDKNQIDKNENTTNLIEKEQDFEKTNKLDHNEVIKNNISLHNENNEINETNQTNESSETMKNIVQYNDHLENPEEEEKKNEEIETQNQHKKEENNSNDNKNVKKHSKKSTKNFKRKRIQKEDIRHLYQIDKLQDKILKNLMGQDYTESDINNNDKEQLENQTSDIQNEKLNISNEQEETRKTNNEEKQNEVIIDQDNTHLNIYGINNQSIQNHNDKNIKEKLEEENILTNNIVKPEGSMSSEASNSSYESTNPEGSMTAEGSYSSYESTNPEGSMTAEGSYSSYESTNPEGSMTAEGSYSSYESIKDEENMTSQNNYSSYGSNSSEEYKNNMDKIKMYDEIIKNGLIDRVTKPRNFKKETENKTHYNIFKNKENKSYVTNWNNEKFDIKELENKSEQELEQWKNKQWDDWKVYMEKQWKVWLELSENDKIEWLEEKEREFRSFIKDIYNIWFKWLEKMKNERSGEQKPWMTWNEQQWQTFFDTRYKKQFLDEWNDMLKYMDKILSTRKFTLWNKWKGKKLTQWLMQEWKLQEDDIWEEWEEKGWVKHLNRKKKNEWKKWRNRNIKENMEWKEWIHNKGQSANVSDFTYWEEWKENRTNELKEWLDALIKKWMLEGKWKELVINQDQ from the exons ATGCAAATTAATCCATTGGAAAAGTCATCCTTTGTGCAGACCAGAATATTCCCAAGAACATCAACAGTTTTAAGtctagaaaaaaatgaagatttCTTAGATGCCCATAATGAAggctttttaattttatcttATTGTTTTGCCATATCCCTCTTTATGTATATTGtacttaaaaatttttattatttg CACATTTTTAAGAGGACACGAATGAAAATCATCGAatctattaataatgataacaatatagaaaatgaaatagaagaaattaaaaaagtaaaaaatttaattacaGAACAAGTAATACTTGAATTAAGAGCAAAAAGTATTATTTCAAAAGGAGGAACAAGAAAACATTTAGAAAACGATTTATCACATAATGCCATAAAAGAAGATATCAacttaaaagaaaatgaaatagaAATGTCGCACGTACAATCCCTAGAACATTTAATTCAACATAATTTATTAACAGAAATTCTTGacacaaaagaaaaaaatgctgaattttttataaaattcttaCAACAACTTATGATAAtagaaacaaataaaaaacaatattctaacaatatattattaaaagatctaatagattatataataaatataggcAAAAAACAAATACAAAAATCAAATACACAATTGTCTCAAAATTATtcacaaaattatatatcttcaagtgaaaatgatatatatatatttcaaattcaagttataaaagaattaataaaaaataatattatcaaaacACATACAAATGATGGAAAACAATTAGACCatgatataataacaaaaatattagaaGAAAGTTTAATATCACAAGCAAATGTAgtcaattatttttatatagaaatgataaaaaaaatattaggaAAAGATTATAATGAACTAAAAAATTTAAGTTATACTCATGATGATATGTTTGtacaaaaatatgaaaaagaattaatcaaaaaaaaattaacacaATTTgcagataaaaatattaagacaacagaaaataataaatatttacaagATAAAACAgttaataaacatatagataaaaaccaaattgataaaaatgaaaatacaaCAAATTTAATAGAAAAAGAACAGGATTTTGAAAAAACTAATAAATTGGATCACAATGAagtgataaaaaataatatatccttACACAATGAAAACAATGAAATCAATGAAACCAATCAAACCAATGAAAGCAGTGAAACCATGAAAAATATAGTACAATATAATGATCACTTAGAAAATcctgaagaagaagaaaaaaaaaatgaagaaatagaAACCCAGAATCaacataaaaaagaagaaaacaattctaatgataataaaaatgtaaagaaACATTCAAAGAAATCAactaaaaattttaaaagaaaacgTATACAAAAAGAGGATATAAGGCATCTCTATCAAATTGACAAATTGCaagataaaattttaaaaaatttaatggGGCAAGATTATACTGAATCAGATATtaacaataatgataaagaacAATTAGAAAATCAAACAAGTgatatacaaaatgaaaaattaaatatatcaaacGAACAAGAGGAAACAAGAAAAACAAACaatgaagaaaaacaaaacgAAGTAATTATAGACCAAGATAATACGcacttaaatatatatggtaTAAATAATCAGAGCATACAAAatcataatgataaaaatattaaagaaaaattagaagaagaaaatattttaacaaataatattgtaaAACCAGAAGGAAGTATGTCGTCGGAAGCTAGTAATTCATCGTATGAATCTACAAATCCCGAGGGAAGTATGACTGCAGAAGGTAGCTATTCATCGTATGAATCTACAAATCCCGAGGGAAGTATGACTGCAGAAGGTAGCTATTCATCGTATGAATCTACAAATCCCGAGGGAAGTATGACTGCAGAAGGTAGCTATTCATCATATGAATCTATCAAAGACGAAGAAAATATGACAtcacaaaataattattcatcATATGGAAGTAATAGCAgtgaagaatataaaaacaatatggataaaattaaaatgtatgatgaaataataaaaaatggatTAATAGATAGAGTAACTAAACCtagaaattttaaaaaggaAACTGAAAATAAGAcgcattataatatttttaaaaataaagaaaataaatcatatgtAACAAATTggaataatgaaaaattcGATATAAAGGAACTTGAAAATAAATCAGAACAAGAATTAGAACAATGGAAAAATAAACAATGGGATGATTGGAAGGTTTATATGGAAAAACAATGGAAAGTATGGCTAGAATTAAgtgaaaatgataaaatcgAATGgttagaagaaaaagaaagggAATTCAGAAgttttataaaagatatttataatatatggttTAAGTGgttagaaaaaatgaaaaatgaaCGTAGTGGTGAACAAAAACCATGGATGACATGGAATGAACAACAATGGCAAACATTTTTTGACACAAGATATAAAAAGCAATTTTTAGATGAATGGAATgatatgttaaaatatatggataAAATTTTAAGTACAAGAAAGTTTACATTATGGAATAAATGGAAAGGAAAAAAACTCACACAATGGTTAATGCAAGAATGGAAACTTCAGGAAGATGATATATGGGAAGAATGGGAAGAAAAAGGTTGGGTAAAACATCTTaataggaaaaaaaagaatgaatGGAAAAAATGGagaaatagaaatataaaagaaaatatggaATGGAAAGAATGGATACATAATAAAGGTCAAAGTGCTAATGTTTCAGATTTTACCTATTGGGAAGAATGGAAAGAAAATAGAACTAACGAATTAAAGGAATGGCTAGATGCACTGATAAAAAAATGGATGCTTGAAGGAAAATGGAAGGAATTAGTAATAAACCAAGAccaatga